From Brassica oleracea var. oleracea cultivar TO1000 chromosome C3, BOL, whole genome shotgun sequence, a single genomic window includes:
- the LOC106336312 gene encoding uncharacterized protein LOC106336312, translating into MGSFLFLLKEKKGVLWRGLKVSAIFGLGFCTHNALTIYPNELSKKSQKALAKAKSFEEEYRAKLAKVKQLRKELDENLQICRDGLANVEQLKRELEKAERPEPVETCCESHEESVWSFI; encoded by the exons ATGGGCTCTTTTCTCTTTCTCTTAAAG GAGAAGAAGGGAGTACTGTGGAGAGGTTTGAAGGTATCAGCAATCTTTGGTCTTGGATTCTGCACGC ATAATGCTTTGACCATTTATCCAAATGAGTTGAGTAAAAAATCCCAAAAG GCGTTGGCTAAAGCCAAGTCTTTTGAAGAG GAGTATAGGGCTAAGCTGGCTAAGGTGAAACAACTCAGAAAAGAGTTGGACGAGAATCTGCAG ATCTGCAGGGATGGACTCGCAAATGTGGAACAGCTTAAAAGAGAACTTGAAAAAGCCGAGCGGCCCGAACCTGTGGAAACGTGTTGTGAATCTCATGAAGAATCTGTGTGGAGTTTCATATGA
- the LOC106330447 gene encoding RING-H2 finger protein ATL44-like, whose amino-acid sequence STFTAAESTSGTAAEDGGDSTECAICLSDFADGEEIRVLPLCGHSFHVECIDKWLVSRSSCPSCRRILRPVRCDRCGHASTAGSQLKDHQHHQHSSELTSSIPTFLP is encoded by the coding sequence TCCACTTTCACCGCGGCGGAATCAACCTCCGGCACCGCCGCCGAAGACGGTGGAGATTCGACTGAATGTGCGATTTGTCTCAGTGATTTCGCCGACGGCGAAGAGATCAGAGTGCTTCCTCTCTGTGGCCATTCCTTCCACGTGGAGTGTATTGACAAATGGCTTGTCTCTAGGTCTTCGTGTCCTTCTTGTCGCCGGATTCTTAGGCCGGTGAGATGTGACCGGTGCGGTCACGCTTCCACGGCGGGGAGTCAATTGAAAGATCATCAACATCACCAACACTCGTCGGAGCTCACTTCCTCTATTCCTACTTTTCTTCCTTAA